The genomic interval ATGggtaattttttgtgtgttacatgtTTATATCTCCTAAAcgaaattagatattttcaccaaatttgacacacttATTTATGGgtacactctgaggacacacacaaaaaagtgatGGGATTGttataactgaacaaaatacTAAATTGCCACTAACTACAATAAAgtacatgaaataaaatgctatattttactgCTTGCTTCTTTGTACTTGGCCCCTTAatggctgcttgcagctatattttatagAATACGtcgtcagctttatttctaaaattgggcaaattgtttcaaagcagcttaacAGGagaataacagaatcaatgatgcaaacttcatcaaattcAAATTGtgctgtaaagcagctgttaaaagacaatagtgtcgtTATTCAGATCAGTTTGGTTCAATAATTGTGTCAAGTTcatcaattttatgaagcgttgttatttgctgttgttgttcacgcaaaaaacaaacaaacacaatttaccactttacttaAGAAAATATTGATCTGTAATGCGCGTTCACaagagcaccacgacgcatgcgtttTGTGTTCACGTGAGAGATGACATTGTTGCGTGAAcacgctttggataatattattttgtaaataaagtggtaaattatgtttttttggcgcaaacaaagcattcatatcacttcataaaactgaggttaaaccactggattACTTTGATGATGACTTtgctacttttctggaccttgaaagtggtagttgtgttggatctctatggagggacagaaacctctcagatcttaatttgtgttctgaagatgaacgaaggtcttacagatatGGAACAAATAAgaatatgacagaattttcatttttgataaaTCAACAGCCCTAATATGAATATTAACTCTTCAAAACAGCTTCAGTGAATCTGACAACTGTGTGAACAAATAACCAGAGAGAAAAACTGGAAATGGTATTTAAACAATACGCCATTGTGAGAAAATGTGACAAATGTCACAGTTGCTGTAAATAGACAAATTGATGTTGCATTCGAGTGAGAGTGACACACCACAGATATGTCAGAAACATGTTCACacaagtgtttgtttgtgttagatCATTCATGCAGAGTGAAGACACTAATTCTGCTGTTATACCGGTTTTTCTGCTACTGAATTGCTGTTGGGGAACTAaattattaacataaacatgaattcaCTTTCAAGAAAAAGAGATGTACAAGCCATCACTTTATTTCAAAACCAAGTCATGTTTTCTGTTCagtaatattttgcatttttaatttaattttaagtcagcatattagaatgatttctgaaggatcatgtgacactgaagactggagtaataagttttgatcacaggaataaattacactttactatatatattcacatagaaaacagctattttaaattgtaaaaatattacacaattttacagtattttttgatcaaataaatgcagtctcagtgagcagaagagacttctttcaaaagcattaaagcTAGTGTATGGTAACCGACCTGTTGGAGGTGGGCAGAGTTCCTCTGAGCTTCATCTCCATGGATGTATCAGCAAAATCCATCTCAAAGATCTCCAGAGCAGAGCTGGTGTTGAACGACGCGTCTAACTGCTGCGCTGCGGTGCCTGCAGATACGAGACAGTGAAGAAGATGAGATTATTCaagcattttaaatgtaaaaagatgCTGTCATCCACTGCACGTTTCCAACAACGCAGGCTGACAggtgaaaacacacacataaacacctATATACCTAAGGCCAGGTATGCGGGATGCTGTTTCGCAGGACTCCATGCCTGTGCCGCCGTCCTGAGAATCTCCTTCACCCTCATCTTCCTCCAAACTCCTGAGGAGACAAGAATATGAAGTGACATGTGATTTACCTGTCAACACTGAAATGTCATTCCTCTGCACTAACAATGTCAGATCAGCATAAAGAACctgtaagtgacttaatattatgtcagataacagtACTAACAAAATATTCCCTCAATAATCTTCACAGAAATCACATAAACAGCAGCACTAAACTCAGGTATGTGTGTGAAATACAGCATGTATTATTTCTCAGACTAAAATGATCAGTATTCTCAGATTTATTTATCATCCTCATAAACTGTATGTGTAATAAATGTCGTGTGGAGTTCATTTAGAGCTGAAGTATATGTTTATTATCATGTTTATTCCTGATCATTATTCCTGTTAGCGTTAGCATTAACCTGCTGCTCACTATCTGCGCTTCAAAACGCACAAACACACCGATCACACCACAATCACACACAATAAATCATCATAATCTCGAGTTTATCCTAAAAACGCCAAATTATACTAAGTGTTGTCTGTGTACTTACGGTTGTTTGTGATTTTTCGTCTCGTTTGTGTGTTGATGAGAGTTCAGCGGCGCTCCTCGCGTCACTCATGGAGAATGTAGTCCGGTGCGGAATTGTAGTCCAGTACGGCAGCTGGCGAGGGACAGTATTTACGAAACGATTAAAAGTCTAAAAACATGACGAACCATCTGCTTGACTCGATTTATCTTTCTACTCATgccaacaataaataaataattaaacaaataaataatgtaaactaatgtaaaaaaaaaaaaaaaagccagctAAACTCGAATTATatacaactttatttttttaacatgtaatGGTGCTCTTACTGCAGACCTTTTAATTTAAGATCGTCTACtcacaaaaaagtaaataaaaaactattgaaaataaaatgagtaaaatataaaatattaatgcatGAATCTGGCACACATCCAAACAACAGACACTTTTATGCTCTCTTTGTTTAGAAAATAATGTCTGAACAGTGTTAAAGTGAGATAATAAAAAGCTGATGACAGTTTGTCTCATTTGAATGATAAGTATAAGCATTATAGGAAATGACAAGCACAACAGATGACATTTCAGTTTAAGTTAACTTTATTAGAGAGACAGAAATATACACAAGTTATGAAACAGACAGGTTTCTAGCATTAGATTTCATAATGATTGACAGGTTCTGGTTCTTTCTCCGGGTCTCCACCTCTCTCCAGATACAGGTTGTTGTAAGGATACTGTTTAGGTGCCTGGAAAGAGAAAAAACAATGATGATGACACTCATTCATAAGATTCATTGCAGGAATAACTTCcctttgaaatattttgaaaattgcTTATTGTTCTTCCTCTACTCACCACGGGCTGGTAGCTGGGGAACATCTCGCCCAAGCCAAACATCAGCATCATGAAGCCCACAAACCCCAGCAGGGTGTTACGCATGGTCCTCCAGTCCACAGGACTCGGAGACGTGTCAACCCTGTTCCTGATGTACATGTCGAAGTCATAGTGGAGCTGCAACACAAACAGAAAGAGTCACAAAACAGCCACTAATCTGTGCAACCCAATAAGATGAATGCAGCAACAGTCTCCGTTATAAGTCTTCTTGATTATACATTCACTTGCACTAGGGATGTACGacatatcggccaccatattggtatcagccgatatatgtttatttttaatgttatcattatcgACCAGATAAGAAAACttggctgatatattaaagccgataaataacgGATTATTTTCTTCAGCTGAGACGCTTCAGATGCACACTGTTCACCTTTAtagttttgaattgcttgaaatatgattgaaaatcacttcaaaaaggaaaatacagtcatataagctacataatattataatgagaacattataattgtgtttCGGACATGGCTTtaaatggtgagacttttgtttttgtaatcaggctctcaaaaatgatataaaaatttggatttagatttatcggccaatatatcggttatcggctttcaaatataaagaattatcggtatcAGCCAAAATTGCCATATCGGTGCATACCTAACTCGCACAATTAATATCTATGCATTCAAACACCTTAATATCTATGCATTTAATCATATTTGAGCGATAAGCTGTAGTTTGCTATTATTTTAACGTTTTATCCTGATGAACAAAAAACTGGGGacgcaccgatatgaaaattttgtccGATACGATAAtcctttatatttgaaagccgataaccgatatattgctCAATATCGATAACCGGTGATTCTTTATATTCGAAAGCTGATAACTGATATATTTCCCGATACCCATaactctttatatttgaaagccaataaccgatatattgcCAGATACCGATAAcggataattctttatatttgaaagctgataaccgatatattgccCGATACTGATAACCTTTTAtgtttgaaagccgataactgaTATATTTGCAGACTGcaataaccgataattctttatatttgaaagccgataactgaTATATTGCCGGATACCGATAACgaataattctttatatttgaaagctgataaccgatatattgccCGATATTGATAACCCTTTAtgtttgaaagccgataactgaTATATTTGCTGACTGcaataaccgataattctttatatttgaaagccgataactgaTATATTGCCCGATACGATAACCGGtgattctttatatttgaaagctgatAACTGATATATTTCCCGATACCGATaactctttatatttgaaagccaataaccgatatattgcCGGATACCGATAAcggataattctttatatttgaaagctgataaccgatatattgccCGATATTGATAACCCTTTAtgtttgaaagccgataactgaTATATTTGCTGACtgcgataaccgataattctttatatttgaaaactGATAACCGATACATTGGacaataaatctaaatccaaatttttatttcatttttgagagcctgattacaaaaacaaaagtctcaccattaaaagccatgtcccaaagCACACAGTTATAAGGTTCTCAATGTAATTTTTATagcttatatgacagacttgtgcTGTATGTtgtacttaactgtattttccttttttgaagtgattttcaatcatatttcaagcaatttaaAACCATCATGGCggacagtgcgcatctgaagtgtctcagctgaaggaaaaatccattatttatctTCTTTAATATattggccaaattttcttattgagccgataacaataacattaaaaatgagcaTATATTGACTGATACCAATATGGTGgtcgatatattgtgcatccctacaaATAATAGTTTTGGATCTAAACTTGTTTGAGCACTtcagtttttacattttaaattttaaagccTAAAGAAAGGCTAAATATACTACATACTTATACAAATAACTGCATAGTTGTAACAAGCAACGTCAGCATGGTGCTTTAAACATTATATGCTgtagtgaagtgtggcatgaaAAAGTGTGCATGCTGGAATGTGTGTGCACAGCATGTGTGCAATGATAGCACTTGTATGGATGCATTAAGCATGAACCAGGATTTATATGGATTCTTATATACCGGCTCTCCCCAGTTCCTCCTCAGATCAGGATGGTCCCACTGATACCAGGGGTCTCTCTCTTGCTGCGATCGGTTTGGCAGCATGGGGTAGTCACCATGCCTGTGCAacaacatatttaaatacatcacCATCCATTcaacattttgacaaaaaaacaaaaaacacaatattcATTCAAAGTGTGTGAACATGAGACAGATACTCACCCCATGCCGTCATCAGGAAAGGGCTGGTAATCTTCCAGCGTCATGTTGTATTTCTTGGCCGCTGCCGCTCTCTCCTCTGGGGTTTTGGGGTATGGACCGGGCAGCATGTCCTTCGAACCACCAGAGGCtgcaacacaacacacaaatattattatgatattattataataaggGAAGAACTTCAATCATAACATCCGAGTTCTCCTTAGTCACATTATAAGCTGACATATTATTATAGATTATCTAGTGTAATGAATTTATTAAATCTGtaatatgaaagaaaaaaagacaaccTATAGTATACAATACAACCTGGAATGCAAAAGGCTAACAAAATTGCACAAATGTAGACTGTAAAACGGCACGTAgtttataatgtacttaaatcaACACAATAATTAATCCTAATACAAAGCAGTTAACAAtcaattacatttgtttacaaaaACACGTAAAGAAGTATCATGGTTTCACTTAGCCTGTTAGCTCACTGGCCTTGACATGAAGGTTATTATTCTTTTTATCCTATAAAACACTGCTTTTATAGCGAACATTCGCATAATAAGGTGATGGCTTGTGTATAAAACAGCACCTGCTCTCGTTCCGAGGACAATTTCCGAGATTCTCGGTGTTTTTCCTTTAGTAAGAGCTCGGGTCAGGAGACCCGCTCTGAGGGCCGCCATCTTGCCTCCCTGACACTCCACAGCGCGCATGCGCGGACTGCTGTCAACGATTCTGCGCCGAGGACACGCCCCAATGACACTGCAGCAGAAAGCGATGACCTACTGCTGTTCCAGtccaaattatgttttataacaaTACATTGTTTTGGATAAACATGAAGGCAAAATGGCTTTAAGAGTCAGTATAATATAAAATCTGATTATATGAAATCCTACATGGTAATTGTCAATTTAATGTTACTTATTccaaatgtatgtatatattaaatatgtacCGTGTCGTTCAcacattaatgaattaatttgctCATTCCGGGGAAGAACACAATGTTTCTttattgtgacatactgaatTTTTATTCCCTCTCAACGCTGCACTTCTTCACGACATCCACACGATGGCAACATTGTtagaataatatatttttatctttatgtatttatttattttctatttttattagttgtagtatttttaatttcatttttaattattaaactattttacaaatacatttagtaAATCATGTAATTCTTTTTCAAGGCATATTACGTTAAAACACTACAATGATTTCAGTTTATTAGCTGCATTTTAGTTCGATTGTATTATCTGTTTAATGTTACGAAAGCTTCAAAACGTAAGATCTTACAAACGAAACACAACAAGACATTCTCAAGTCCAGTTAGTAGGTCAgaactccatttcccacaattccctcCTGCAGCCGCGCCGCGTCACCGGCGTTCGGCGGAGCATCCCGAGTCTCGAGCGACGAGCAGTACGCGCAAATGATGATTTCTGTCGTTTTCATTCCATATAGGTGATGGTTACACACCGAAGAGGAATCGTTCAGTATGGCCCGTGCCATGGAATATTTCCCAACGGTTGTTCTTTAAGTGAGGCATGTCAGCTGCTGTTTCATCCATCGGGATTCACGCGCAAATTGCAGGAAGATGAAGAAGCAATTCAACCGAATGCGACAACTGGCCAACCAGACAGTGGGCAGGTAAAACACCTTCATCAGTCActtttgctgctgctgatggACAAATAACACCTCAAACAGCGATCAATCGACGTGTCATGCATATACAAACAGCTTTACCTGATATATTTAcatatgcaaatattaaaatgtgatgcTAAATGATAATTACAGAAGCGGGCTGTTATTATGAGGTGTTTTTTCGAATAAATCTGATGATGATCTGTGATGATGTGACGGAGATGGTCCTGATGTGGGCCTCTAGAGCATCCTTCACCTGTCCTGACCCCAACCcaccatatctatctatctatctatctatctatctatcctggTAAATCAGGCTGAATTGCAATGGACACtctggaagtgtgtgtgtgtgtgtgtgtgtgtgtgtgtgtcttggtTACTACGGCAACATGATGGGATGCTGTTGTGTCATTAATGCAAGGAGGCGATGAATTGCAGGAGATTCCCTGGAGATCAGTGAGTAATTACTGAGACGAGGGATGCCTGATTTAATGAAGGACAGACAGGGATCACGCCTTCATACAAGATTACATGTAATAATTGCATAATATTATGCAGTTAAATAATAAGTTGCAGAAATGGTGACCCTGTTGTTATCAGCCAGTGTTAGTGTTttaattaaagggacagtacacccaaaaaaaatgaaaattatgtcatcatttacgccccctcaagttgttccaaacccgtagaAGGGTCAATGACGTAatgagtaatttttttttttttttttgtccaaaggccttaataataataaaaaacaaagatatgacatccaaagtatgtgaggtagtacaactagatctcttttattgaatccaaaaggttttaattatattttgcatttggtttaaccgtccaaagccAGTTCATTtaagattaaaatatcttaaaatgtaataaatgtatatatttttttattctggcatgattttataacatcatatatcaacatagtgcaaaatggtgttaaaattatgtgtagaagtcgttgctttgttatgagaaataatgtccggaaaaataaatttcattgatgtcattcggagtaaccaattaCTTTTGGATTGAGTCATGCGGTTAATATCacgtgacaggatgtgacatcactCAGACACCtgcacatggtcgtgaagcaaagtaactatttgaaaaattcatgttttcactcatACGCATGTCACGAAACATCatgtcattcggtacaaccgctataaaacattaaaaatgttgtaatatttttaaaacttgtactaaatataacatgtttttccttttgctagctagctagatatgagcctgttagcattgtttgaaaatatcgtcattcggtattaaaaaaaactgtcattcggtaaaaccgaaattttggttaaaccgaatgaatttttggtaacaaattttgtccatcttgcaaaacatgacaaaagcagtgctaattgattataaaaaaccacataatctcattgttaacacttaataaaattaattatatctccattatgggTTTTTTTCAAAACCTTATTTGTCGATGACccataaatttctttgttctgatcaacacaaaagaagatattatgaagaactactatggtagtcaatgcttggttataaacattaatccaaatatcttcctttgtgttcaggaaaacaaagacatttatacaggtttggaacaacttaagggggagtaaatgatgacagaattttcatttttgggatgaactatccctttaagctgatATTTGACTCAAATCAGTCTGTTACTGGTCGACAGGTTGATCATTTATTAAGCTGAAGCGGTTAATCAGGTTATTGTGCGTGAAGCTGATCCTCGGCTCATTAATCATCCTGACTAATATATTTCAGTTTGTTGATGTACTGGCTCTGTCATTCGCAGTGAGAGTGTCGTGTCACACAAATGCTAAAAACTCTATGGTTACTTACATAACAGAAACCTCTGTTTAAATATTAATGACCGCGTCATACGTAAGTCGCGGTTCCCTGGTTGAGGGTTTcacacaatgtgtgtgtgtgtgagagactaACAGACTAAATGACGAGTCAAGAAGCAAGGCGGGAAACTGAAGTTTTCTCTCGCGCGCCATCGATCCACTTCAGGCCTGAGTGACTTAAGATGTCTGCGCTGTTTTTTAGGTGCTGAAGTGTTATTGAATATAGAGGGTCAGTCTGCTGTTTTTAGTCACATTTCGCTTGATTGATTTAGTGCCACTTTGACACAAAAGcgacattttttcttttacctCAGCTAAAAAGTAAAGTCGTGGAGCGAGTTGATACGGTACGATgaaaaatgaagacaaacaAATTTCTTTAGAATAACGTCACTGACGAATCATTCACAAATAAGACTAAGAACACGAATTAAGAAAGCAAATAGTGTCGGTTTTGATGTCTTTCTCTTGAATGTGTGACTGAATTTGCACTGCAGATGGATTGAAAAAGCACTGTATGAGAATAATAATAGCGGTGTCCATTAAAAATGCAAGCCATTTTGTTTAAAGCACTGACGGATCAATATGGCGATGGATTTGTGAGGCGTCTGACTGTGTTATTGTGCTCTAATGCGTGTTGAACGACGGGGTCGTGACACCTCCTTCAGAGAGGTCAGACCGCGCGAAATCCTCTTGTTCTTGTTGAAGTCgctgtgaaatcaaaattaacatttatttatttatttttaatcttgaatcagaatatcttctcctccctcttgcagcatctcttctctgacgacgagggcggggcaacctgtcactcacatgagatccaccaatagcaaaccgcAACTATTCAATCAATTCCTCACTgataaaatcaagccccgccctacatttgttcttgtttgagaagcgtttcactcagatatacggcacaatagaAAGCTGCCGACTTTAAACaccacatgaaatcaaaatcgaaTTGTCGTAGCTTTTAGTTCATACTTATACAGTATAACTGCATATAATTACTAAAAGACTGTACATTGCATGTGCTAAAATGATAAAGTTTGCATACGGATCGTAACATAACGATTAAATATCTATGAGCAAATAAATGCGTTGTATGACATCATCTAGGTGCACTTATTGTTACTTTATCTTTCTTTTGAAATTCTGGAGATGATTTAGGCCAAATAAGCTCAGTGCTTAATTAGTGCTTTCAGGGGAGCTGAGACAGCAGTTCATTAAGGACTAATTTGAATCCTTAGTCATTAGTCATGTTTAGATGACCCAGAATAGCGTCTGTATTTACACCGTTTAATGCATTGTTGGGGTTCGCTTAAGATATATTTGTGGTTTGTATTCTGGTTAAATGTGAAGCAAGGCagtatttaacatgttttattgCCGCATTGATGCTGCATGAGTGTGGTTTTAAATGTGAATGTTTAGTCGGCGAGCAGAAGGGCATAAAGGAGCTATTTCAGTCGTGTTTAAGGTTTATT from Ctenopharyngodon idella isolate HZGC_01 chromosome 12, HZGC01, whole genome shotgun sequence carries:
- the ndufb8 gene encoding NADH dehydrogenase [ubiquinone] 1 beta subcomplex subunit 8, mitochondrial → MRAVECQGGKMAALRAGLLTRALTKGKTPRISEIVLGTRAASGGSKDMLPGPYPKTPEERAAAAKKYNMTLEDYQPFPDDGMGHGDYPMLPNRSQQERDPWYQWDHPDLRRNWGEPLHYDFDMYIRNRVDTSPSPVDWRTMRNTLLGFVGFMMLMFGLGEMFPSYQPVAPKQYPYNNLYLERGGDPEKEPEPVNHYEI